AGCTTAATTTTCCGTTTGATTTAAAGCCTGATGAAAAAGCATTGCCGGTTAAAGCTGTTTTAGAGAAACCTGTTAAGCCTGAAACTTTGCTTAAAATGGCTCGTATTTATGTTCGAAAAACAGGTGAAGATCATCGCAAAATTGTTGGTGAACTGGACGCTTTAGCTGAGAAATGGAAAGATAAAAAAGGTAATCTGATTATGATTTTGCACGAAATCCAGAATCATTACGGATATGTCCCGAGAGATATTTCTTTTGAACTTTCTCGTATTTTGGATGTTCCTTTGGCGAGGATTTATGAGGTAATCACATTTTATAATTATTTTAAGATTGATCCTCCTGGAAAACATTTGATTTCTGTTTGTATGGGAACGGCATGTTATCTGAAGGGCGCGGCTGATATTGTCGATGAAATTAAGAATATTCTTCATGTTGAGGAGGGGCAAACGACGAAAGATGGGTTGTTTCACTTGCAGTCTGTTCGATGCTTAGGCTGCTGCGGTCTTGCTCCTGTCATGACCATTGATGGCAAAACATATGGTAAGTTAAAAAAAGGTCAGATTATGGATATTTTGTCAGAGTATTCTAAAGAAGTTGTTACAGAGGAGGTTTCTTCAAAATGAATTTAGACCAAATTAGTCGTCATGGACAAAAAAATAAAGGTGATTGGATCAAAGTTGGCATGAGCACGTGTGGGATTGCTGCAGGTGCGGATAAAGTTCTTGAAACTTTAATAAAAGAAAAACAAGAAAGAAAAATAGATATTTTGATTGAGAAGTGTGGATGTTCTGGGATGTGTCACGCAGAACCATTAGTTGAGGTTTGCGTGAAAGGAATGCCAACAGTTGTTTATGGAAGAGTGGATGAAGAAACAGCTATAAAGATTATTGATAAGCATGCGCTAGGAAAATATTTACTGAATGATCATATTTATAACATAAAGGTGAATTAAAATGTCTAGATATAAGAAAATTGTTTTACTTAAGGATACAAAAGAAGATAAGAGCACAAAGCGTTTTTATGATCTATTGCTTTCAAAGCTTAGAGAGAAAGAGTTAGTTGATTCTATTCAAGTTGTTCGAGCTGCAGATATTGGGCTTTATGACAAAGGGGTTGTCTTTAAGATTTTTCCAGAAAATATTGTTTATGCTCATGTCAAGGAAGAGGACATTGATTCGATTATTGATAAAACTTTAATAAAAAATAAGATTATTGAAGATCTTGTTTTTAAGCCGCAAGATAAGCAGCTAAGGATTGTTTTAAGAAATTGCGGGATTGTTGATCCTGAGAACATTGATGATTATATTTGTCAAGATGGATATCAAGCTTTTAAAAAAGTTTTATTAAAGAAATCTCAAGATTATGTTATTGAGGAAATGAAAATTAGTGGTTTGAGAGGAAGAGGCGGTGGAGGATTTCCAACTTGGATGAAGTGGAGCTTTGCTAAAGGAGTGTCTTCAGACCAGAAATTTGTGATTTGTAATGCAGATGAAGGTGATCCAGGTGCGTATATGGACCGTAGTGTTTTGGAAGGGGACCCTCATTCTGTTTTAGAAGGCATGATGATTTCAGGATATGCCATTGGTGCGACAAAAGGATTTTTGTATATTCGAGCAGAATATCCATTGGCAATTAAACGTATTGATATCGCTATTAAACAAGCTCGAGAATATGGGCTTTTAGGGGAGAATATTTTAGGGTCTGGATTTAATTTTGATTTGGAAATTCGCTTAGGTGCAGGCGCTTTTGTTTGCGGTGAAGAAACAGCTTTAATTGCATCGATTGAAGGCAAAAGAGGATGTCCAAAGCCAAGGCCTCCATATCCGTCGATTAAAGGGTTGTGGGATAAACCAACAGTAATTAATAACGTTGAAACATTAGCGAATATTCCAATTATTCTTTTTAAGGGAGGCCAATGGTTTTCCTCCATTGGAACAGAAAAGTCCAAGGGAACGAAAGTTTTTGCATTGACTGGAAAAGTTAAGAATTCTGGTCTTGTTGAGGTTCCTATGGGAACAACATTACGTGAGATTGTTTTTGATATTGGTGGTGGAGTTTTTGAAGATAAAAAAATTAAAGCGATTCAGACAGGTGGTCCATCCGGGGGTGTGATTCCCGTGGATTATTTTGATACGCCTGTTGAATATGAAAGCCTTCAGAAGTTAGGCTCGATTATGGGCTCAGGTGGAATGATTGTTATGGATGAAACGGACTGTATGATTGATATTGCAAAATTTTATTTAGGATTTTGTGTTGAAGAATCGTGCGGAAAGTGCGCTCCTTGTCGCATAGGAGGAACACAGCTTTTAGGTTTGCTGACAAAGATTTCAGAAGGAAAAGGGGAGTTAGATGATTTGCGAAAATTAAAGGTAATTTCGTTGGGCATGCAAAAAGCTTCTCTTTGTGGTTTGGGGCAGACAGCCGCCAATCCTGTTTTGTCAACTATAAAATTCTTTAACGAAGAATATCTTTTGCATATTAAAGAAAAAAGATGTCCGGCTGGAAAATGTTCAAACCTTTTTAGCTATACTATTATAGAGGAGAAATGTAAGCGCTGTGGACTTTGTTTGCGTAATTGTCCTGTTGGAGCGATTACTGGAGATAAGAATCAGGGTTATGTTATTGATCAAGAAAAATGTATTCAGTGCGGACGCTGTTTTGAAGTGTGCCGATTTTTAGCTATTAGACGATAAAGTTTATACAAAAAGGAGTTTTTGATGATTAAGGCTATTATAAATGGAATACCAGTAGAGGTCGAAAAAGGAACGACGATTCTCGATGCTGCTAAAAAAGTTCAAGTTAAAATTCCGACACTTTGTTATCATTCAGATCTTTGCGCATCTGCGGCTTGTGGCATTTGTATTGTTCGAGTTAAGGGAACAAATAAGATGCTAAGGTCGTGTTGTACGCCACTGGATGAAGGGATGGATATTATTACGCATGATCCAGAGATTGTAGAGACTAGAAAAACTGTCATTGAACTTATTTTATCAGCACATCCTAACGATTGTTTGAAGTGTGGGCGTAACAATAATTGCGAGCTTCAAACCCTTGTTTCCGATTTTGGTATCAGAGAAGAACAGTTTGAGAAAATTGTTAGAGATTTGCCAAAAGATAGTACGACTAATACAATTGTTTTAGAGCCTTCGAAATGCATTAAATGTGGTCGCTGCGTAGAAGTTTGTCAATCAATGCAAGGTGTTTGGGCGCTATCTTTTTTGGAAAGAGGGGTTAACACTCGAATTTCTGCTGCCGGAGATATTGTTTTGGGCCAATCTCCGTGTGTCCGATGCGGTCAGTGTTCTGCGCATTGTCCAACTGGTGCTATATTTGAGAAAGATGATACTTCTAAAGTTTGGGAAGCGCTTCAGGATCCTGAAATTCATTGCGTTGTTCAAATTGCTCCTGCCGTACGCGTTGCTGTGGGAGAAGGATTTGGATATCCCCCTGGAACTAATTTAACAAAAAAGCTTTATACCCTTTTAAGGCGATTAGGGTTTGATACGGTTTTTGATACAAATTTTGCAGCAGATGTTACGATTATGGAAGAAGGAACTGAGTTTGTCGAACGTTTTGTTCATAAAAAAGGTGTTTTGCCGATGATTACAACGTGTTGCCCTTCTTGGGTTGATTTTATGGAAAAGTTTTATACCGACATGATTGATCATTTTTCATCTGCAAAATCTCCACATGAAATCTTAGGTGTTTTAACAAAGACATATTATGCTGAAAAGAAAAAGATTGATCCAAAGAAAATAAAAGTTATATCAATTATGCCTTGCACGTCTAAGAAATATGAAATCGGACGAGCTAAAGAAATGTTCGCTTCTGGATATCAAGATGTGGATATTGTTATAACAACGCGAGAACTTATTCGCATGATTCGTCAGGCGGGGCTTGATTTTAACAATCTCCCTGAAGAGGAACCAGATCTTTTGCTAGGTGAATATTCTGGTGCTGGAACAATTTTCGGTGCAACCGGAGGAGTTATGGAGGCAGCTCTTCGAACAGCGTATTCGATTATTACAGGAGAAAAGTTAGAAAAGGTTGAATTTAATAATGTTCGAGGTCTTGAAGGCGTTAAAGAAACTTCTGTTAACATAAAAGGCGCAGAGGTTAAGATTGCTGTTGCTCACGGACTTGCTAATGTTGTTTCCGTTTTAGATAAAATCCGAAAGGCGATAAAAAATAATGAACCATTGCCATATCATTTTGTTGAGGTTATGGCATGTCCAGGCGGATGCGTTGGTGGGGGAGGTCAGCCGTATATGATCAACGATGATGTTCGTAAAAAACGTGCTCAAGGTCTTTATGATGAAGATGCAGAAAAGAATGTCAGATGTTCTCACGAAAATCCATACATAAAGAAATTGTACGAAGATTTTCTTGGAAAGCCTTTAAGTGAGAAAGCGCACCATCTTTTGCATACAAAGTATATACCACGCCCAGAATATACAAAGTAGACAAAAGCAAAATTTACTTGTAGAATAGCACAATATGATTTTGAAAAAAAGGAGGAGCTGATGTCAAAAAAAGTTTTGCTTGTTGATGATGACCCAGATTTTATACAAGCGGTAACTGTTCTTTTGGAAGCAAAAGATTTTATTGTTGTTTCTGCGAGTGGTGGGGAAGAGGGTTTTGCAAAGGCGCAAGCGGAAAAACCAGATCTTATTTCGCTTGATATTATGATGGAGCATGATTCCAAAGGATTTGATATTTCTCAGAAGTTAAAATCTGATGAGACAACTAAGAATATTCCTGTGATTATTGTTTCGGGCATCAAAAAAGCTTCTAATTTTGCCTTTGATTATGAAACTGGAGAAACGCTTTTGCCTGTTAAGGCAATATTGGAAAAGCCAATTAATCCGGAATATTTTTTAAAGACTGTTGAGCAGTATATAAAATAGAATTAAATTAAATCAATTTTTTCTGAAGAAGAGGGATTTTATCCTAAAGCTAAGGGGTGAGGACAACATAGCCCGGCTTATCTTTAGAGAAAGTCGGGTTTTTATTTTAATTTAAAAGGAGGCCATATGAAAAAAAGGTTAGGATTTGTAGGAATTATTCTAGAGAACAGAGATGAAAGTGCAGAAAAAGTAAACCATATTTTGCATCAACATGCTTCGATGTTCGTTGGTCGGATGGGAGTTCCTTACAAGGAAAGGGCTCTAAGCGTTATTACGCTAATCGTTGATGCCACGACAGATGAGATCGGGGCCTTAACAGGACAGTTAGGAGCTCTAGAGGGTGTCTCGGTTAAATCCGCTTTAGCTCGTCCAGAATAGAGGAATATTGATGAAAACAACACCAAAATCATTGCGATTACAAATTGGCCTTTTTGGTCGAACAAATGTTGGAAAATCAAGTTTTCTGAATGTTGTTGCTGGTCAAGATGTCGCTATTACGTCATCAGTCGCTGGCACAACAACTGATGTTGTTGAGAAGACCATGGAGCTTCTCCCGATTGGACCTGTTGTTTTTTTAGATACGGCAGGTCTCAATGATTCTTCAGATCTTTCTGAATCAAGAATTAAAAAAACGAAAAGAATCTTTGATCGCGCGGATGTTGTTATTTTGATTGTTGAGCCAAACCAATGGACAGAATTTGAAGATTATGTTTACGATCAAGCTCAGAATCAAAAGATGCCGCTCATTATTGTTGTTAATAAAATTGATATTAAATATCCGGATGATGATTTTATTTCTCATCTTAAGAAGAAAACTGAAAAAATAGTTTTTTGCTCTAGTATAACATTGGAAAAGCGCGATGATTATGTTAATGCCTTAAAGGAGAACTTGATTGAATGTTGTCCAGAAGACTTTATTAAGCCCCCATCTCTCATCGGAGACTTGATGCCAAAAGGAGGGTTATCGATTTTAATTATTCCGATTGATCTTGAGGCGCCGAAAGGGAGGATTATTTTGCCACAAGTTCAGACAATTCGCGATGCTCTTGATCATGATTCTTCGGCATTAATTGTTAAAGAAGATCAGTATTTAGATGTTTTAGAAAAACTAAAAGCACCTCCTGATATTGTTGTCTGTGATTCTCAAGTTGTGGATCGAATGGTTTTAGAGACGCCAAGCAATATAAAGTGTACTACATTCTCAATTATTTTTGCACGTCTTAAATGTGAGTTGAGCCAAATGGTTGAGGGCGCAATTGCTATTAATTCTTTGCAAGATGGCGATAAAATTTTGATTGCTGAAGCATGTAGCCACCATGCGGTTGAAGATGACATAGGGCGGATTAAGATTCCTCGATGGATTAAAGAATACACAAAAGCTGATCTTAAAGTGGATGTTTGTGCGGGGCGAGATTATCCAGAAGATTTATCGGAATATAAATTAGTTATTTTGTGCGGATCGTGCATGATTACGCGAAAAGAAACATTGAGGCGAATGTATCATGCAAAAAGAATTGGAGTTCCTGTTACAAATTATGGTGTATGTATTTCTTTTTTAAAGGGTGTTCTGGGTAGGGTTCTGGAACCTTTTCCAGATTGCCTAAAGATTTATCAACAGGAATTGGATCCATGCAAGGAGAAGGTGTCGTAAATGGATAAAACAGTAAAAAGCAAATGGATTGATCAAAGGATCAAGAGAGATGAGATTGAAAAATATCTTATAGATGGGAAGAATTTTATCTCTGAAGAAAATATTATTCAATCTCTTGAAAAGGCAAGAAAGCGTGATTCAAAATATATTCAAGATATTTTGAAGAAAGCGCAATCAATTCAGAATTTGACTCTTGAAGAAACGGCAGCGCTTTTGCATGTTGACGATAAAAATTTGATTGATCAGATGAAAAAAGTGGCCATAGAGATAAAAAAGAAAGTTTATAATAATCGAATTGTTACGTTTGCTCCGCTTTACATGGGAAATTATTGTGTGAATAATTGTCTTTACTGTGGTTTCAAGAGTGAAAACACTGATGCGAAGCGCAGAGTTCTTTCTATGGAGGAAATAAGGAAAGAAGTCGAGGTTTTAGCGGGAAAGATTGGTCATAAGCGCTTGATTGTTGTTTATGGAGAGCACCCCAAGAATGATATTGATTATATTGTTGACAGCATTAAAACAGTTTATGATGTTAAAGTTCCGACGAAAAAAGGAATTGGCAATATTAGGCGTGTCAATGTTAATGCTCCGGCATTTTGCATCGATGATTTAAAGCGCTTAAATCAAGTTGGCATTGGAACGTATCAGGTTTTTCAAGAAACATATCATCGTGCGACTTATGAGCGAGTTCATCCAAAGGGGACGATTAAAGGAGATTATGACTGGAGGCTTTATTGCATGCATCGTGCTTTTGAAGCGGGAATTGACGATGTTGGACTCGGGGCTCTTTTTGGACTTTACGATTGGAAGTTTGAAGTTTTGGGATTAGTCAGCCATGCTATCGAGCTTGAGCGAAGATTTGGAATTGGTCCACATACAGTTTCATTTCCTAGATTAGAGCCTGCTTTGGGTACTTCTTTATGCAAAGATTCTTCTTATCTTGTTTCCGATGAAGATTTTATGAAATTAATTCTTGTTGTGCGCTTGGCGATTCCATTTACAGGAATGATTATTACCGCACGCGAAAGTCCTCAAATTAGAAAAGAGGCCATCTCTTTAGGGGTGACGCAAACAGATGCATCAACAAAGATTGGAATTGGTGGTTATGCAGATTTTGATTCTGGCCAAGAGGAAAAAAAGCAGCAATTTATTTTAGGAGATACACGTAATCTGGACGAAGTTATTCGAGAATTTGCCAAGATGGGATATATCACTTCTTTTTGTACAGCTGGATATCGATGTGGGCGAACAGGGAAATGTATTATGGAGCTTTTGCGCAGTGGACAAGAAGGAAAGTTTTGCAAAATTAATGCTATTTTAACATTTAAAGAATGGCTTGATGATTTTTCAAGCCAAGAAACAAAAAAGATTGCTGAGCCTGTTTTGCGCAAAGAAATTGAAGAAGTGAGGCAGTCCATGCCGGAGATATTTGATAAATTTTATAGTTTGTATCAAAGAGTTGAAAAAGGCGAAAGAGACCTTTATCTTTAGAGATGGTTAGCATGACAAAGAACGAAATTCTTCAGTTATTAAAGAAAGAAAATACAAAAACGCTTTTTAGTCAGGCGAATCAAGTTCGCAAAGATTTTTGTGGCGATAAAATTTTTTTGAGAGGCCTTGTTGAGTTTTCATCTCATTGTATTCGTAATTGTTTATATTGCGGATTAAGAAAAGATAATAAAGATGCAAAAAGAACTCGGCTGAAATCTTTCGAGATTTTAGAAGCTGCGATAGCTGTTCGTAAAAAAGGGCTTAAGACTGTTGTTCTTCAGTCAGGAGATGATTTTTTTTATACAAGAAATGTTTTTTCGAAGATTATAAAAAATATAAAAAAACAATGCCCAGATTTAACGATAACGCTTTCTTTGGGCGAAAGACCTTTGGATCATTACAATGCTTTTTATGATGCTGGAGCAAGTCGGTATCTTTTAAAGCATGAGACGGCAGACGAAAAGCTCTACAGCATTCTTCATCCAGGCCAATCTCTTAAAAATCGATTTAAGATTCTCGATTATTTGAGGAAGGTTGGGTTTCAGGTTGGATCAGGTAATATTGTCGGGCTTCCAGGCCAGACACTAGATCATCTAGCCAAAGATATTTTATTTTATCAGAGCTTTCAGCCCGACATGATTGGGATTGGGCCATTTATGCCTCAAAGCCAAACTCCTTTGGCAAATCACAAATTCTCAGATATTTCTCTTGTGCTAAAGATGATTGCCCTTGCTCGCATTGTAACTAAAAATGCCCATATGCCTGTTACAACTGCTCTGACAACTTTAGGAGGGGATAGGGTTCAGCTGAAAGCCTTGAATGTTGGATGTAACGTTATTATGCCAAGCTTTACATCTGTTGGCCTAAAAAAAGACTATATTATTTATGACGACAAAACAAAAGTTACTCTAAATAATGCTCGTCGCATTATCAAGCTTGCCAAAAGAAAAGTTTCCTGCCAAAAGGGCGATTCATTAAAATTGTTCTCAAAATCAAGCTTATAAGAAATTACTGTTCACATCGTTATTGTAAGGTGAGATAAAAAGAAAAAAATAATCTTGACATATATATCGTAATATTGTAATATTACGATATTATAATTAGTAAACATGAATACCGATAGGAATAGAATGGACTATATAAAGGAAAGCGACACGCTTAAGGCTTTAGGTCACCCCGTTAGATTAAAAATGGTAGATGGCCTTTTAAGAAATCAGTGTAATGTCTCTAAGATTGTTAAGAATTTAAAGCTTCCGCAGTCAACAGTATCTCAGCATTTAGGAATTTTAAAAAAGGCAGGTATTTTATTTCCTGTTAAAGATGGCGTTAGGATATGCTACAGAGTTGTAAATAAAAAAATTATTGAAGTCATAAAAATATTAGAAAAATAGTTTTTTTTGCTTTGAATAAACGTAATATCCGGATAATACGATATTTAAAAGAACTAAAAATAGTAATAAAATTAAAAAGGAGGTAGTTCATGGAAATAGAGATTAATGATGACAATTTTAAGATGGAGGTTTTGGAGTCAAGAATTCCTTGCTTAGTTGATTTTTGGGCACCTTGGTGCGGACCGTGTAAAATGATTGGGCCAGTTATTAAGGAAATAGCTGAAGAATTTGATGGAAAAATTAAAGTTGGAAAGATTAACGTTGATAATGCTCCGAAGACTGCGGAGAAATATGAAATTATGAGCATACCAACCATTTCTATTTTTCAAGAAGGACATTGTGTTGATAGTGTTGTTGGTGTTGTTCCTAAAGAAAAGTTAGTTTCTTTAATTAAGAAAAATATAAAATAATTTTACTTCAAAGAAATAGAGTTTGTAAGGTTAAGATAAATGATTTCTAATATTAAGTTTTGTTTAAAGCATCGCGGTATGGTTAGTCGATTTAACAATATTTCTTTTAATCGAGCAATGAATGTTATTGTTGGGCCAAATGGCTCAGGAAAAAGTTCTGTTCTTAGATCAATTTATGAATGCCCTGATTGTAAAAAGGAAGAAGATGGTAAAACTTTCTATTATTATTTTGATAGTGAAACGATGAATCCTCATCGATCACAAGATGTTTTTGGTGGGATGACAGGATCTTTGATAAGGGTCAGGGCGATGTTTTCGTCTCACGGGGAAACCATGAGGGATGTCTTGGGATTTGCCAATTTCAAGAAAGGAGACACCTTGCTTTTAGATGAGCCGGAAGCTGGGCATGATTTCCAATGGGTCACAAAGATACAAAAAGGTCTTAAGAAAATTGTCAGGGGAGGGTGTCAGGTGATTATGGCATCTCATCATCCCGTTTTTTGGGACGCAGGAAATATCATTGAATTAAGAAAAGGATATAAGAATAAAACGCTTAATTTCTTTATGAATATAAGCAATCATGTTTAATACAATTTAATATAGTGGAGGAAATAGAAATGAGTCAAGAATTAGGCAGTAAGAGTGAAAAGAATGGTAAAATAAATAATTTGAAAGTCGTTTTGTTTGGAATTGGCATTGGTGTTATTTTAACGGGATTGATTATATTGATTGCTATGCCAAAAATGATGATCACAGTTTATCAGAGCCGATACAGCACGATTGAAGAGACTTGTAGTAAATTAAAAGAGTCGATTCAGGCGCATGGCTGGAGTTCTCCGATGACTAGAAATTTAAATGCGACTTTAGCTAAAAATGGTATTGAAATGAAACGCCCTGTTAGAGTTGTTGAGCTTTGTAAGGGGGCTTATGCCAACGATATTTTGCAAACAAATCCAGAGGTTTCTACGCTCATGCCTTGCGCCTGGGGAGTTTATGAAGGTAATGATGGAAAAATTTATATATCAGGAATGAATATGGGATTGATGGGAAAAATGTTTGGAGGAAACATTGCTAAGATTATTGGTGGTTCTGTTGCAATTGACGAGAAAAATATGTTAAAAGATATTATTTTGCAATAAAAGATCGAGGAGCTTTATAAATGAAGAATAAAAAAAGAATTGTTATTATAGGTGGAGTTGCTGCAGGTCCTAAGGTTGGTTCACGAATTAGTCGCATTTGTCCAGATGCTGAAATAATCCTTATTGAGAAGGGGAAGTTTTTGTCTTATGCGGGTTGTGGCCTTCCTTATTATATATCGGGTGTTGTTAAAGATCAGAAAGAATTAATGTGTACTTCTATTGGCACAGTTCGGGATCCGATATTTTTTCATGAAGTAAAGAATGTTACGGTCATGAATCAAACTGAAGCTGTTCAGGTTGATCGAGAAAATAAGAAGGTTATTGTTCAAGATCTTAAGTCAAAACAAAAAAAAGAGATTTCTTATGATGAGCTTGTTTTTGCAACAGGTGCTTCGCCCATTGTTCCACCGTTGGCGGGCAAAGAGTTGAAGAATGTTTTTACGCTTCAGACTGTTGAAGATGCAGAAGAAATAAAGAATATTTTAAATCAAGGAAAAGCCAAAGATGTTGTCATTGTAGGTGGAGGCCTTATTGGGGTAGAAATTACTGAGGCACTTCATCAAAAGGGCGCAAGAGTTACTATTATTGAGCGACTTGATCAGGTTTTGCCAATCTTAGACCCTGAGATTGCTTTTCAGGTTTCGCAGCATATGGAGTCTAAAGGTGTAAAGATCAAAACGGGCTTAACTGTAACCGCATTACTTGGAAAAGATAAGATTGAGTCTGTTTTAACAGATCAGGGTCAGATTTCATGTGATTTTTTGATTATGAGTATTGGTGTTCGTCCAAATTCAAAATTAGCTAAAGATTGCGATTTGGAGATTGGGGTGACCGGCGGAATAAAGGTAAATAAATGTATGCAAACAAGTGATCCAGATATTTTTGCTGCAGGAGATTGTGTTGAATCGGTTAATCTTCAAACAGGTCAGCCATGTTTTATTCCTTTGGGATCAACCGCGAATAAGCAAGGACGAGTTGCAGCCAATAATATTTGTGGTATAAAAGATGAATTTTTAGGAGTGCTTGGCTCAACCGTTTGCAAAGTTTTTGATTTTAATGTTGGCCGAACAGGATTAGGGGAAAAGCAAGCTAAGCAAGCAGGATTTGATGTTGTTACTTTGTTGAGTCCAGCCCCAGATAAGGCGCACTTTTATCCAGATGCAAAGCCTATATTTATTAAAATGATTATAGATAAAAAAACTAGAAGAATTCTTGGGTTCCAAGCGGTCGGATTAGGGGAAGTTGATAAACGCATTGATGTGGCAGCAACAGCAATTACGGCAAATATGACTGTAGATCAAATTGCAAATTTAGATTTGTGTTATGCTCCACCTTATTCGCCAGCTATGGATAATATTATCACTGCAGCCAATATCGCACGCAATAAGCTTGATGGGCTATATCTGTCTTTAACGCCTGATGAAGTTAAGAAAAAGATGGAAAATTCTGAAGATTTTATTCTTCTTGATGTTCGAAGCCAAGAAGAATATGATGAAACTTATATTGAGAACTCAACGCTTATTCCTTTGGGGCAATTGCGAAAACGT
This genomic stretch from Candidatus Omnitrophota bacterium harbors:
- the hydG gene encoding [FeFe] hydrogenase H-cluster radical SAM maturase HydG, whose amino-acid sequence is MDKTVKSKWIDQRIKRDEIEKYLIDGKNFISEENIIQSLEKARKRDSKYIQDILKKAQSIQNLTLEETAALLHVDDKNLIDQMKKVAIEIKKKVYNNRIVTFAPLYMGNYCVNNCLYCGFKSENTDAKRRVLSMEEIRKEVEVLAGKIGHKRLIVVYGEHPKNDIDYIVDSIKTVYDVKVPTKKGIGNIRRVNVNAPAFCIDDLKRLNQVGIGTYQVFQETYHRATYERVHPKGTIKGDYDWRLYCMHRAFEAGIDDVGLGALFGLYDWKFEVLGLVSHAIELERRFGIGPHTVSFPRLEPALGTSLCKDSSYLVSDEDFMKLILVVRLAIPFTGMIITARESPQIRKEAISLGVTQTDASTKIGIGGYADFDSGQEEKKQQFILGDTRNLDEVIREFAKMGYITSFCTAGYRCGRTGKCIMELLRSGQEGKFCKINAILTFKEWLDDFSSQETKKIAEPVLRKEIEEVRQSMPEIFDKFYSLYQRVEKGERDLYL
- a CDS encoding NAD(P)H-dependent oxidoreductase subunit E; protein product: MARIYVRKTGEDHRKIVGELDALAEKWKDKKGNLIMILHEIQNHYGYVPRDISFELSRILDVPLARIYEVITFYNYFKIDPPGKHLISVCMGTACYLKGAADIVDEIKNILHVEEGQTTKDGLFHLQSVRCLGCCGLAPVMTIDGKTYGKLKKGQIMDILSEYSKEVVTEEVSSK
- a CDS encoding NADH-quinone oxidoreductase subunit NuoF, which gives rise to MSRYKKIVLLKDTKEDKSTKRFYDLLLSKLREKELVDSIQVVRAADIGLYDKGVVFKIFPENIVYAHVKEEDIDSIIDKTLIKNKIIEDLVFKPQDKQLRIVLRNCGIVDPENIDDYICQDGYQAFKKVLLKKSQDYVIEEMKISGLRGRGGGGFPTWMKWSFAKGVSSDQKFVICNADEGDPGAYMDRSVLEGDPHSVLEGMMISGYAIGATKGFLYIRAEYPLAIKRIDIAIKQAREYGLLGENILGSGFNFDLEIRLGAGAFVCGEETALIASIEGKRGCPKPRPPYPSIKGLWDKPTVINNVETLANIPIILFKGGQWFSSIGTEKSKGTKVFALTGKVKNSGLVEVPMGTTLREIVFDIGGGVFEDKKIKAIQTGGPSGGVIPVDYFDTPVEYESLQKLGSIMGSGGMIVMDETDCMIDIAKFYLGFCVEESCGKCAPCRIGGTQLLGLLTKISEGKGELDDLRKLKVISLGMQKASLCGLGQTAANPVLSTIKFFNEEYLLHIKEKRCPAGKCSNLFSYTIIEEKCKRCGLCLRNCPVGAITGDKNQGYVIDQEKCIQCGRCFEVCRFLAIRR
- the hydF gene encoding [FeFe] hydrogenase H-cluster maturation GTPase HydF, encoding MKTTPKSLRLQIGLFGRTNVGKSSFLNVVAGQDVAITSSVAGTTTDVVEKTMELLPIGPVVFLDTAGLNDSSDLSESRIKKTKRIFDRADVVILIVEPNQWTEFEDYVYDQAQNQKMPLIIVVNKIDIKYPDDDFISHLKKKTEKIVFCSSITLEKRDDYVNALKENLIECCPEDFIKPPSLIGDLMPKGGLSILIIPIDLEAPKGRIILPQVQTIRDALDHDSSALIVKEDQYLDVLEKLKAPPDIVVCDSQVVDRMVLETPSNIKCTTFSIIFARLKCELSQMVEGAIAINSLQDGDKILIAEACSHHAVEDDIGRIKIPRWIKEYTKADLKVDVCAGRDYPEDLSEYKLVILCGSCMITRKETLRRMYHAKRIGVPVTNYGVCISFLKGVLGRVLEPFPDCLKIYQQELDPCKEKVS
- a CDS encoding iron-only hydrogenase system regulator, yielding MKKRLGFVGIILENRDESAEKVNHILHQHASMFVGRMGVPYKERALSVITLIVDATTDEIGALTGQLGALEGVSVKSALARPE
- a CDS encoding NADH-dependent [FeFe] hydrogenase, group A6, whose amino-acid sequence is MIKAIINGIPVEVEKGTTILDAAKKVQVKIPTLCYHSDLCASAACGICIVRVKGTNKMLRSCCTPLDEGMDIITHDPEIVETRKTVIELILSAHPNDCLKCGRNNNCELQTLVSDFGIREEQFEKIVRDLPKDSTTNTIVLEPSKCIKCGRCVEVCQSMQGVWALSFLERGVNTRISAAGDIVLGQSPCVRCGQCSAHCPTGAIFEKDDTSKVWEALQDPEIHCVVQIAPAVRVAVGEGFGYPPGTNLTKKLYTLLRRLGFDTVFDTNFAADVTIMEEGTEFVERFVHKKGVLPMITTCCPSWVDFMEKFYTDMIDHFSSAKSPHEILGVLTKTYYAEKKKIDPKKIKVISIMPCTSKKYEIGRAKEMFASGYQDVDIVITTRELIRMIRQAGLDFNNLPEEEPDLLLGEYSGAGTIFGATGGVMEAALRTAYSIITGEKLEKVEFNNVRGLEGVKETSVNIKGAEVKIAVAHGLANVVSVLDKIRKAIKNNEPLPYHFVEVMACPGGCVGGGGQPYMINDDVRKKRAQGLYDEDAEKNVRCSHENPYIKKLYEDFLGKPLSEKAHHLLHTKYIPRPEYTK
- a CDS encoding (2Fe-2S) ferredoxin domain-containing protein, with the protein product MNLDQISRHGQKNKGDWIKVGMSTCGIAAGADKVLETLIKEKQERKIDILIEKCGCSGMCHAEPLVEVCVKGMPTVVYGRVDEETAIKIIDKHALGKYLLNDHIYNIKVN
- a CDS encoding response regulator, producing MSKKVLLVDDDPDFIQAVTVLLEAKDFIVVSASGGEEGFAKAQAEKPDLISLDIMMEHDSKGFDISQKLKSDETTKNIPVIIVSGIKKASNFAFDYETGETLLPVKAILEKPINPEYFLKTVEQYIK